The following is a genomic window from Pirellulaceae bacterium.
CGGTCAGCGGTACAGTCTTGCCCGACGACGTTGTTCATTTTCTTCCGGAAGCTGATGTAAGAGTCAGCCAATTTGTCAGGAATAGTCCCATCCGCGCCACGGGCTTCGTCCCTAGCACGTCCCTCTGCGGTGCGGTTCTGCAATTTGATAACGTGGCGGTGTACAGTCCGCTGGAGGAAACGGACGTTGGCAAAGCTGCTACGGTGGTCTCGACCGACGTCAGTTTCGCCATCCGCGAATTGCATTCGGTGTCCGCGATCGACTGCAGCAACCGGATGAGAGCCGCGTCGCACCGTGTGGTCAGAACGGCGGCGGCAAGCAGGTGCGAGCGACGAGGGCCTGATTTTGCCTTTCACGAGGTGCGATTTGGGTCGATGATCCCCCGAGACGCCCCAGCTTTGGTCAAGATTTAGGTTTTTCCTCGGAAATTGATAGTGAGTTCATTTCCTGTCCCCGCCACTTTTTTCGCTTGGCAACTTTTGCCAACGGAAACCGAAATTCAAACCAGCCCCTGTCCCGCAGGGGCTGGTTTCGTTTCTGGCCAACCGCGGCAATTCACCCTCTGAGGCGGCTGTCTCCGATGTCCGCCGTTATCTGCTAACGTGCAGGCAGAAACGGAGACGGAAGCCGATTTCCCCGAAAGCTAGGCAGCACAGCTAAACTGCTTGAGCCCGTCCCGGTAGCAATATCTCCGCTCACGTTTTTGACGTCAGGTACCAACCGCGATTGACGCGCCAGCGTTTCGTTGGCGTCCATTCCGAAGCCATGATGCGCAGCGTTATCACCACAGAGGCAACAGCTGTACCAAACGAAGCCAATCCAGCAATAACGCAAGGGTAGCGCGCAAAGGTTCAACAAGAATAGCCTCTAACCAGCCGACCTAGACTGCGGCAAGTATGGTTCCCGTTTATCCCGTAAAACCTGAGCCCTTTGATTTTTTCATGGCACGTTGGATACGCACCCGCTGGCTGACCCTACTTCCGCGAAAACTTAAACGAGGCCGTTGTGCAAGCGTTCCCGCTTGAGCGGATTTTATTTCTGGGGCCCCTCGATTGTATTTCGGTGGTTTCTTCGCGCTCCGCCCCACTGGCCTCCGACATCTCCAGTCGCGGGCTTCGCCTCGCTCCTTCCGTGCCGGCTAATAATAGGCTCCGCCTACTCGCCCGACGGACCCAGGGCAACGCGGAAGCCGCCGTTGATGCCGTTGATGCCGTAGTTGCGCGACGGGTGGCCCCCGTTGCGGTACGTCGACCGACAAAACCCGAAGGGAAAGTTCCAACAGCCGCCACGAAACACGCGATACTTGCCCGATGAAACCCCTTGAGGATCCGTCACTGCACCACGCGGATAATTGCCATACCAATCCTGGCACCACTCCCAAACATTGCCGTGCATGTCATAAAAACCCCACGGGTTTGGTGACTTCTGACCCACAGGATGAGTTTTATTGTCGGAGTTGCTGAGGTACCAAGCAAAATCGTTGAGCTGTTTTCCAAACGCCTGGAAATTTTTGGCCGTGTTCCAATTTTTTGTTTCCCCACCACGGCACGCGTACTCCCATTCCGCCTCCGTGGGCAATCGATATACCCGACCGGCAGCCTTTTCAGCTGGCAAAGCAGACAACTTACGGCAAAACTCCACTACTTCGTCCCAACTCACAGAATCAACCGGATTGGTAACTCCTTTGAACTTGCTAGGATTCTTGCCCATCACCTGCTGATATTCTGCTTGCGTGACCTCATACACACCAAGGTAAAAAGGTCGACTCAGTGTAACCTGGTGCGGTGGTTGTTCATCTGGGAATAACACATTCGGCGACCCCATCGTGAACTCACCCGCAGGCAAAAGCTTCAGTTTCATCCCGATCGAGTTAACAACTGCATCTTTATCCAATAGGGCTCGAGCCTGCTTGGCCGCTGCGGCTCGATCAGAATCAGCCTGCGCAGCTGCTTTGACCGCCGGATTGGGGTTGGGCGAGATCTGTTGGCCAGGGAGAACGGCAGAAGCGATCAACAGCCCGACGATGGCTAGAGCAGGCAGAC
Proteins encoded in this region:
- a CDS encoding formylglycine-generating enzyme family protein gives rise to the protein MKCLPALAIVGLLIASAVLPGQQISPNPNPAVKAAAQADSDRAAAAKQARALLDKDAVVNSIGMKLKLLPAGEFTMGSPNVLFPDEQPPHQVTLSRPFYLGVYEVTQAEYQQVMGKNPSKFKGVTNPVDSVSWDEVVEFCRKLSALPAEKAAGRVYRLPTEAEWEYACRGGETKNWNTAKNFQAFGKQLNDFAWYLSNSDNKTHPVGQKSPNPWGFYDMHGNVWEWCQDWYGNYPRGAVTDPQGVSSGKYRVFRGGCWNFPFGFCRSTYRNGGHPSRNYGINGINGGFRVALGPSGE